The nucleotide sequence CGATGACCTCGACGGGTGGGGTAGGGGTTGTGGATAGGGTCATCCTGCCGGCCGCGCTGATCCTGACGATCCTGGTCGGCGGCATGGGATGCGCGAAGGCGGCGACGGTTGTGACGGTTTCGGGGCGGGCGACCGAACTTGTCCGTCCGGACCGGATGATGGCGACCCTCACCGCTCAGGCTGACAAGAGCACGGCTGCGGCGGTGCAGGCGGATATCAATGCGAAGATGGGCAAGGCCATGGCGCTGGTCCGGGCGTGCCTGGGGTAAAGGCCCGGACGGCGGATTATCATGTCACGCGTCAAGTGGCTGTATGCGGTGGTGCCGGTAGGTTGGACAGGTTCCGGGGGAGAATAAGCTAAAGCTGGTTTCCCGGTTTGTGGTGAACATGATCCCCGGAAACAAATTCAGAATCAATCCTTCGGTTGCTGTGGCGCTGTGAAGCTTGTGGGCAGCCGCCGACCTGTGGGCAAGGCGGGGGAAACACCCTTCGTTTTCCCCGGCTTGTCCACAGGGGACCGCGTCTTCGCGGTCAGGCGGGGATCGGCGCAGCCGACTGTCCACAAATTCACAGCGTCTCGCCTCCATCGGGTTACGCCGCCTTCGCCGTCGCCGCAGCGGTCGACCCGAAATACGCCTCGTCCGGCGTCTGCCAGTTCAACGCCTGGTGCGGTCGTCGCCGGTTATACCAGTCGAAGAATTCGCTCAGGCTGCGCTTTTGTTCAATGCCGGTCGCAGCCGGACGCAGGTAGACCCACTCATGCTTTACCGTCCACCAGAGCCGCTCGACAAAGATATTGTCGTGGCAGCGCCCGCGCCCGTCCATGCTGATCTGCACGCCGTGCTCGCGCAGCACCTTGGTGAATTCCTCGCTGGTGAACTGCGATCCCTGGTCGGAGTTGAAAATCTCTGGCCTGCCGAACCGCGCCAGCGCCTCACGCAGCGCCTCGATACAAAACCCGACCGTGAGCGTATTGGACAACCGCCATGCCAGAACCCTCCGGGTCGACCAGTCCAAGATCACGACCAGGTACAGAAACCCCTGACGCATCGGGATGTAGGTGATGTCGGTTGACCAGACCTGATTGGGCCGGTCGATCACCTTGTCGCGCAGCAGATAGGGGTAGATCTTGTGCTCGTGGTTGGGCTTGCTTGTGTTGGGCTTTGGCCGGACCGCGCAGAGGCCGAGTTTTTTCATCAAGCGCCGGATCCGCCGGCGACCGACCGAAATTCCCTCTCGCCCCAACGCTACCTGCAACCGGCGGCTGCCGTAGACCGGATGATCGGTGAAAATCCGGTCAAGACGGGCCAGCAGATCGAGTTCTTCCGCCGACTCCGCCTGCGGACGATGATAAAAACTGCTGCGCGCAACACCCAGAAGGGCGCATTGCCGGTTGATGGACAGCTCCGCGTTCGGCGCGATCATCGCCCGCCTCTCAGCAGTCGGGAGATGGCGGGCTGCCCGGCAAGAAAATCCCGTTCAACCTGCAACTGGCCGATCTTGCGGTGCAGATCATCGATCATCTTCTGTGCGTCCTCGGCAACGGCCGCCTTGTTGCCGCGCTCGAATAATTCCCCTGCGCGCTTCACCAACTCCTGCTTCCACGCGCTGATCATCGTCGCATGAACCCCAAATTCAGCCGACAACTCCGCCAGGGTCTTCTCCCCCGACAGCGCCGCCATCGCCACACGAGCTTTGAATTCCGCCCCGTGCTGCTTCCTCTTTACACCCATCTCTGGCTCCTCTCTCGGCCGGCCAGCCTTAGCTTAAACACCTGTCCAAAAAACCGGAGCCGCCGCAGTAACCAAGCGGACCCGGGTGGTCTCCTGGTCGGGGCGCCAGGATCTGACGGTCATGATCCCGCTGGCGGCAGGGCCGGTTCCCCCGTCGTTCGGCAGGCTTCTATCCCGGCTGCAATCGGCCGGCCTCGATATTGAGACCATGCGGGGTGAGGTTTCACCCCGCGTGAAGGAGCGGATGCGCCTGGTGGCCTTGCGTGCCGCCCTCACGCGTGCCGAGGTCCGCTTGCATAGTCTGTCCGTGGGGCTTCATGAGCCTGTGGTCGGCATCAAATCGGCCGAGACCGCGATTGTGATGCCGCCGCCCCCGTTTCGGCCGGGCAGTCCGGTGATGCTGGCGGCGATGGCGAGACCGGTTCAGGTGGCGCCGGCGCGTTCGAAGATCAGCGCGACGGTGACCATGACGGCAGATCTCCGGTTTGGCCCCACCGCGGGCCGGTTCTGGGAGCATTTCGGTCGCAAGCCGGCCCCGGGCTGAGCGGATTCCAATTGCATCGCCGGACCTGCCCGATCTATATAGGAACCTATATAGGTTATGGGGGTCGATATGAGTGCATCTGCCCGATTGCTGGTTCTGATGACGCCGGAGGAGCGGGCGGCGATCGACGCGAAGGCGCGCGCGGCCGGGATGTCCGCCGGCGAGCTGATGCGTCGTGGTGCCGCGGCTTATGAGATCGGTTCTGAGGCTGAAGCTGCCGAATTGCGGGTTCTGCTCGACCTGTTCGAGGACACGCATCCCGCCGCCCTGAGCCGGATCGACGCCGCGATTGCCGAGACCGCGCGGCACCTTTCCCATTTACGTTCCTCTCCACCGAAAGCCCCGCGATCGGCGTCTCGTCCGTGAGTCTTTACGGGGAGGCGATCGCTGCGATGCGGCGGATCGTTCTGCTTGATGACCGGGTGACCCAGTTAACGGAACAGAATCGCGACCTGACCGTGGTGGTGCAGGACCTCCGCGATCGGGTCAGCAGGCTCGAAGGGATGATTGCGGGAATGACGGTCAGCCCCGTTTCGAACCGGTCGCGCCGGTTACCGCCGCGGGGAAAGACCGACTGATACGGTGTGTCTCGACGGTGGTTGAGGCTCTTCAGGGTCGGTCATCCAGAAAGCGGATTACGGTGGACGTCGATCCAGCAGCGGCAGCATGGGCGTGACGCCGGCGGTTGCTGTGGGATTTCTGGACCGCCCCGGCCGGGGGATGGCGGGGCCGTCGAACAGGACGCCCTGTCGTTCGGCCTGATCGATCTGCCGGCAGGCGAGATCGAACCATTTGGGATCGATCTCGATCCCGATGAAACGCCGTCCGAGGCGCATGGCGGCGACGCCGGTGGTTCCTGATCCCATGAAGGGATCCAGAATGGTTTCGCCCGGATCGCTGGTCCATTCGACCAGCCAGTCGAAATGTTTCAGCGCGCGGGAGCAGGGGTGGCCGTTGGTCCTTGCGTCGGTCGGCTGGGCGGCCGGTGCGCGGCTGGGGATAAGGTTGCGGCCGCGACCAGGGCGGATTGGATCGCCGAACCAATAGGCGATTTCGTCGCGGCCGAGTTTGCGCCCGACGAACGCCGGGATGGTGTAGGGCAGGTGGATCAGGCGGAAGAAGGGCAGGGCGGTCGGCACCGGCGCAAGGAACCGTGGGTCGCTGTCCCCGCGCAGCACCACGACCAGGCGGGTGGGGATACGCATGACCCGCATGGTTTCCTGCCAGAGCCGTGGCGGATCTTCGCTGCCGGCGATGAGACCTGTGGGGCAGTTCGGCCAGACAGGATCGGACAGGATGGTATCGACGGCCCCGATCTGGGTCAGAACATCGAGCGCGTTGCCGCGATAGAGGCTGGCGCGGCCGATATCGACGCGCTCGATTGGATCGGACATTGCGACGGCTCAGAACGTGGCGCTGAAGGCAGAGGATTTTGCGCCGGTAGCCCAGGGAGCGGCTTCGTAATCCGGACGGGTGAGGGTGACGCTGGGATCGTTTGGTTTGACGATGGTTTGCCAGCGATTGAGGACTGGGGGCTCCCAGGTGGCGTGGGTACTGCCATAAGGGGCGTAGGGGTTGAAAGAGGGATCGGCGACGGGTCGCGCGGGCGGGGCGTGGTAATCTGCTTCGGTTTTGAGGTTACCTGAGGCGCAGCCGGCGAGGGCGGTGCAGGACAGGATGACGGCAAGGATGGGTAGACGCATGGGTGATCTCCTTCGAAGGAGACCACCATGGCGGGTGCTATCGCCACTGCACGCATAATTTTTTTGGGTGGAGGAGGGCTGGTTTTCCGGGGCTGGAACGAAAAAGGAGCGCCGTTGGCGCTCCTTTCGGTGGTGGTCAGAGGGACCTTACCAGTAGCCGGGAACGTCGTAGGGGTCGCCGCGCTTGATGCCGAGCAGACGGCGATAATGCCGGTAGGCTTTCAGGAACTTGCCGATTGTCTCGACCCACTGAAGCCCATGTTGTTCCGAGCGTTGCAGTTTGAACTCGGTTTCGTGAAGTTTGATCCGTTCATCCATCAGATCGAGCTTCAGTTTCTCGATTTCGACACTCTTCCTCGAGACAACGGCATCCTTCTGCAAAAGTTGCCATTTTAGATTGGCATTCTCTTTGCTCTGCCGATTAAAGTCTTCAACCAGGGCATTATGCTGGTTGATCAGGTCGTAGAAGCTAGCAGGGTCGACCTGAGGCGGAGCGTTCTGATTCCTGTTTCTCCAGGCAATCATCTCGTCGAGCCGACGCTGCGCTTGTTCAGACGCAAGGATTCCGTTGATGCTGCCCAGCTGCATAGCCATGTAATCACTCATAGCAGGCACTCCTTTCACTCTGCCGGCGGAATGACCTCGGTGGTCGCCGCCAGTGTGGAATCAACCTCGGCAGCAGCGCCGCCGCCTCCTGATCCACCAGGACTTGATTTATTATATGGCAGATACCCGCCCGGTGTCATCCCGTTATTTCCGGAGCCGCCATAACCCGTGGCAAGATTGGCAATCTGGTATGGTGCCTTCCCGGAAACCCAGCGGGCGGCACCCTCAGCCCCGCCATAAGTCGCCTCGCGAGCGAATTGCATGCCATCCACTCGATCTGCCGGTTCGAGGTTGCCCCACCGCATGATGTTGGTGACCATCGAGATCATTCTGAAGGACAGGATCGCCAGCGTGGTGAGCATGATCACCATCACCGAGACCATGATCATGAGCCCGAAGAAATTGGTCACCACGTTTCCCTGATTGAACACAAAATCCGCGGCCAGCGTGAACAGGTTGAAGATCAACCACGACCCGGCGGTGAAGATGAAATAGCTGAGCATCAAGCCGAACAACATCACGACGGGCCGAAGCAGGATGTTCAGGAGCATCTTGTAGCCGTAGCTAGCATTGGCCCCGTGGAAACCATCGCCGCGATACGTCATATGAGCCAGTAGAAAGACCGGGACTGCGATGACGCCTTCGCAGACCAGGATCAACCAGTTGATCACCTGGGCGATCCAGAGGGCGAGCGGGATCATCGGGATCACATAGGCGAGCATAAGCCCCTGAAAAATCAATCCAATGCACACAAAATAGATGAAGTTGATCAAGCGGCTTAATACACCGCTGGCAGCCATCGCGGCCGTCGCAACCGCACC is from Acidiphilium acidophilum and encodes:
- a CDS encoding SIMPL domain-containing protein (The SIMPL domain is named for its presence in mouse protein SIMPL (signalling molecule that associates with mouse pelle-like kinase). Bacterial member BP26, from Brucella, was shown to assemble into a channel-like structure, while YggE from E. coli has been associated with resistance to oxidative stress.); amino-acid sequence: MTSTGGVGVVDRVILPAALILTILVGGMGCAKAATVVTVSGRATELVRPDRMMATLTAQADKSTAAAVQADINAKMGKAMALVRACLG
- a CDS encoding IS3 family transposase (programmed frameshift), yielding MGVKRKQHGAEFKARVAMAALSGEKTLAELSAEFGVHATMISAWKQELVKRAGELFERGNKAAVAEDAQKMIDDLHRKIGQLQVERDFLGRAARHLPTAERRAMIAPNAELSINRQCALLGVARSSFYHRPQAESAEELDLLARLDRIFTDHPVYGSRRLQVALGREGISVGRRRIRRLMKKLGLCAVRPKPNTSKPNHEHKIYPYLLRDKVIDRPNQVWSTDITYIPMRQGFLYLVVILDWSTRRVLAWRLSNTLTVGFCIEALREALARFGRPEIFNSDQGSQFTSEEFTKVLREHGVQISMDGRGRCHDNIFVERLWWTVKHEWVYLRPAATGIEQKRSLSEFFDWYNRRRPHQALNWQTPDEAYFGSTAAATAKAA
- a CDS encoding plasmid mobilization protein: MSASARLLVLMTPEERAAIDAKARAAGMSAGELMRRGAAAYEIGSEAEAAELRVLLDLFEDTHPAALSRIDAAIAETARHLSHLRSSPPKAPRSASRP
- a CDS encoding site-specific DNA-methyltransferase, which encodes MSDPIERVDIGRASLYRGNALDVLTQIGAVDTILSDPVWPNCPTGLIAGSEDPPRLWQETMRVMRIPTRLVVVLRGDSDPRFLAPVPTALPFFRLIHLPYTIPAFVGRKLGRDEIAYWFGDPIRPGRGRNLIPSRAPAAQPTDARTNGHPCSRALKHFDWLVEWTSDPGETILDPFMGSGTTGVAAMRLGRRFIGIEIDPKWFDLACRQIDQAERQGVLFDGPAIPRPGRSRNPTATAGVTPMLPLLDRRPP